A region of Legionella donaldsonii DNA encodes the following proteins:
- the leuC gene encoding 3-isopropylmalate dehydratase large subunit encodes MKTLYDKILAQHKVCDMTDGTSLVYIDKHLIHEVTSPQAFEGIELAGRKIRRPDSILAVSDHNVPTSNRRLGIADPESRIQVATLQANCFKHRIPYIELLDKRQGIVHIVGPEQGFTLPGTTLVCGDSHTATHGAFGALAFGIGTSEVEHVFATQTLRLKKAKNFCIAIEGNLPAGVTAKDLILTIIAKIGTAGATGYVIEYTGNVIKSLSMEARMTLCNMSIEAGARAGLIAPDEVTFAYLQGKPYAPKGELWDKAVSYWKSLYSDPGAHYDRQIKIQADELVPYVTWGTSPENALPIDALVPDPAAENDPVRQQSMLRSLQYMGLQPGMRLQDIPIDKVFIGSCTNGRIEDLREAAKILEGRQIASRISAMVVPGSGLVKAQAEAEGLDKIFIASGFDWREPGCSMCLAMNADKLNPGERCASTSNRNFEGRQGRGGRSHLMSPAMAAAAAITGYLTDVRTLNNER; translated from the coding sequence ATGAAAACATTGTACGACAAGATTCTGGCGCAGCATAAGGTCTGTGATATGACAGATGGTACCTCGCTTGTTTATATCGATAAGCATTTAATTCATGAGGTAACAAGTCCACAAGCTTTTGAGGGGATAGAGCTGGCTGGCAGGAAAATTCGTCGTCCTGATAGTATTTTAGCGGTCAGTGATCATAATGTACCTACAAGTAATCGACGTTTAGGTATTGCCGATCCAGAGTCACGAATACAAGTAGCTACCTTGCAAGCGAATTGTTTCAAACACCGTATTCCTTACATTGAACTTTTGGATAAAAGGCAGGGAATTGTTCATATTGTTGGTCCAGAACAGGGATTTACTTTGCCAGGTACAACCCTTGTTTGTGGTGATAGCCATACGGCAACCCATGGTGCTTTTGGTGCCTTGGCGTTTGGTATTGGTACCAGTGAAGTAGAGCATGTTTTTGCTACCCAAACACTTCGACTGAAAAAGGCAAAGAATTTTTGTATTGCCATAGAGGGTAATTTGCCCGCTGGGGTTACTGCAAAAGATCTCATTTTAACGATCATTGCTAAAATTGGTACAGCAGGTGCGACAGGATATGTGATTGAGTACACAGGAAACGTCATTAAATCACTATCCATGGAAGCCAGAATGACACTATGCAATATGTCTATTGAGGCAGGTGCACGGGCGGGTTTAATTGCACCCGATGAAGTCACTTTTGCGTATTTGCAAGGAAAACCTTATGCACCGAAGGGAGAACTGTGGGATAAAGCGGTCAGCTATTGGAAGTCCCTCTATTCCGATCCAGGTGCTCATTACGATAGGCAAATCAAGATACAGGCCGATGAACTTGTTCCCTATGTTACCTGGGGAACAAGTCCTGAAAATGCTTTGCCCATTGATGCTTTAGTACCTGATCCGGCAGCTGAAAATGATCCGGTTCGTCAACAGAGCATGTTACGGTCTTTGCAATATATGGGTTTGCAACCAGGTATGCGGTTGCAAGATATTCCCATCGATAAAGTATTTATTGGTTCTTGTACGAATGGCCGCATTGAAGATTTACGTGAAGCAGCCAAAATCCTGGAAGGACGTCAAATAGCCTCTCGTATTTCGGCAATGGTGGTTCCCGGTTCTGGGTTGGTCAAGGCTCAAGCAGAAGCGGAAGGGTTGGATAAAATTTTTATTGCCAGTGGTTTTGACTGGCGAGAACCGGGTTGTTCAATGTGTCTGGCGATGAATGCAGATAAATTAAATCCGGGCGAGCGCTGTGCTTCGACGTCAAATCGCAATTTTGAAGGGCGGCAGGGGCGCGGAGGGCGTAGCCATTTGATGAGTCCGGCAATGGCTGCAGCTGCAGCCATTACAGGCTATTTAACGGATGTCCGAACACTGAATAATGAGAGGTAA
- the leuD gene encoding 3-isopropylmalate dehydratase small subunit: MRAFKKITSIAVHLPIPNIDTDMIIPKQYLKTIKRTGLGKCLFAELRYDEANQLKADFVLNKPAYRNAGILLTEENFGCGSSREHAVWSLLDFGIQVIIAPSFADIFYDNCFKNGLLPIQLSSEAIHSLANKKDELMTVDLESQWIQVGSLQILFSIDAYRRDQILQGLDDIGRTLVYEQQITAFEQNQRRGQPWLYAGERND, from the coding sequence ATGCGGGCTTTTAAAAAAATTACTAGCATTGCGGTTCATCTGCCAATTCCTAATATTGATACCGATATGATCATCCCTAAGCAATATCTTAAAACGATAAAAAGAACCGGATTGGGTAAATGTCTCTTTGCGGAATTACGGTATGATGAAGCGAATCAATTAAAGGCTGATTTTGTTTTAAATAAACCGGCGTATCGAAATGCCGGTATTTTATTGACAGAAGAAAATTTTGGTTGCGGTTCAAGTCGTGAGCATGCTGTGTGGTCGCTGCTAGATTTTGGGATTCAAGTGATTATCGCACCCAGTTTTGCTGATATTTTTTATGATAATTGTTTTAAAAATGGCTTATTGCCAATTCAATTATCGTCGGAAGCGATTCATTCTTTGGCAAATAAAAAGGATGAATTGATGACTGTTGATTTGGAAAGCCAATGGATACAAGTTGGTTCGCTACAAATCTTATTTTCTATCGACGCCTATCGACGCGATCAAATTTTACAAGGTCTCGATGACATTGGTCGAACCTTGGTCTACGAGCAACAAATTACCGCTTTCGAACAAAACCAGAGAAGAGGACAACCTTGGTTATACGCTGGAGAAAGAAATGACTAA
- the leuB gene encoding 3-isopropylmalate dehydrogenase: MTKTILILPGDGIGPEVTAEASKIFAWFNQHTGHRFELMHDLIGGAAIERSGIPLQENTIALAKQVDSVLLGAVGGPQWDAVEEASRPEKGLLKIRQELGLFANLRPATCFTALADASPLKPGLITDLDLMIVRELTGDVYFGQPRGITRKGEEQVAVNTMCYSTTEIARIARVAFDLARQRDKKVCSVDKANVLETSALWRTTVQSIRDQEYPDVLLSHMYVDNAAMQLIRNPNQFDVLLTANLFGDILSDEASMLTGSLGMLPSASLGNKHSLYEPIHGSAPDIAGRNIANPLGTMLSVAMMFHYSFQLKKEAEMIRMAITEVLDEGYRTHDMMTPGGRLLSTGEMGDKVIAKLRKNAPG, translated from the coding sequence ATGACTAAAACGATTTTGATTTTACCTGGTGATGGAATTGGACCTGAAGTAACAGCCGAGGCAAGCAAAATTTTCGCTTGGTTTAATCAACATACGGGACATCGCTTTGAGTTAATGCATGATTTAATTGGTGGGGCGGCCATTGAGCGAAGCGGCATCCCTCTGCAAGAAAATACAATTGCTTTGGCAAAGCAGGTCGATTCCGTCTTGTTAGGGGCTGTAGGAGGGCCACAATGGGATGCTGTAGAGGAAGCGAGCAGGCCTGAAAAAGGCTTACTGAAAATTCGCCAAGAATTAGGCTTGTTTGCCAATCTGCGTCCGGCAACTTGTTTCACCGCATTGGCCGATGCTTCCCCGCTAAAGCCTGGGTTAATAACTGATTTGGATTTAATGATTGTGCGCGAATTAACTGGCGATGTTTATTTCGGACAACCGCGCGGTATTACTAGAAAGGGAGAAGAACAGGTTGCTGTCAACACGATGTGTTATTCCACGACAGAAATTGCCCGCATTGCCAGAGTCGCCTTTGATTTGGCAAGGCAGCGCGATAAAAAAGTTTGTTCGGTGGATAAAGCAAATGTTTTGGAAACCTCTGCTTTGTGGCGCACAACGGTTCAGTCGATTCGTGACCAGGAATATCCAGATGTTCTTTTGTCGCATATGTATGTTGATAATGCTGCCATGCAATTGATCCGTAATCCTAATCAATTTGATGTCCTGTTAACTGCTAATTTGTTTGGCGATATTTTATCGGATGAAGCATCTATGTTAACGGGTTCTCTCGGGATGTTGCCATCAGCTTCATTGGGGAATAAGCATTCTCTTTATGAACCTATTCACGGGAGTGCGCCCGATATCGCGGGTCGCAATATTGCCAATCCCTTAGGAACGATGCTGAGTGTTGCCATGATGTTTCACTATTCCTTCCAGTTAAAAAAAGAGGCTGAAATGATTCGAATGGCAATAACAGAAGTACTGGATGAAGGATACCGTACCCATGATATGATGACGCCGGGCGGCAGACTACTATCCACGGGAGAGATGGGTGATAAAGTAATCGCAAAATTGAGAAAAAATGCTCCGGGTTAA
- a CDS encoding DUF3734 domain-containing protein, translating into MAAKEAQTKTSRKPHKRALGLINKPEKTTMMAKQTYERIACVFQGGGALGAYQVGAFRAIHERGYAPNFLAGVSIGAINSAIIAGNPREKQIEKLLEFWDLITPKHWGEQFMDFDTFEITHHLHNRFGALRSLFFGLDGFFKPRLIPPMAFIQDTPDKLSFYDTSELRNTLENLIDFNRINDKKVTLCLGAVNVTSGEMIFFNNEMMTITPEHVMASGALPPGFPAVKIGEDYYWDGGIYANTPLVTVLDALPEQDTLCFVVDCFSLKGPLPQNMDQLEERQKDIRYASHSRRLTNVYTSRQNLQAAIQFLSDKLTPEAKKDPEVQKILALGHEKRFSVVHIIYSGTPYAHSFKDYNFIRSAINFRMEKGYKNALAVLDNPEWEKKSQKTLACSIYGVPSDYFDQH; encoded by the coding sequence ATGGCGGCAAAAGAAGCCCAAACTAAGACGTCTCGGAAACCTCACAAACGCGCACTTGGCTTAATCAACAAGCCAGAAAAAACAACTATGATGGCAAAGCAGACTTATGAGCGCATTGCCTGCGTATTTCAAGGAGGCGGCGCCTTAGGGGCTTATCAAGTGGGAGCCTTCCGTGCCATTCATGAACGTGGCTATGCGCCTAATTTTCTGGCCGGTGTATCTATTGGAGCAATCAACAGCGCCATTATTGCCGGTAATCCACGGGAAAAACAAATCGAAAAACTACTAGAATTTTGGGACTTGATTACCCCGAAACATTGGGGCGAACAATTCATGGATTTTGATACCTTTGAGATAACCCATCATCTACATAATCGTTTTGGTGCCTTGCGTTCTTTGTTTTTTGGTCTGGATGGCTTTTTTAAGCCACGACTTATTCCACCCATGGCCTTTATCCAGGATACCCCCGATAAATTGAGTTTTTATGATACAAGCGAACTCCGCAATACCTTAGAAAATCTTATTGATTTTAATCGCATCAATGACAAAAAGGTGACTCTATGTCTTGGAGCAGTCAACGTTACTTCCGGTGAAATGATATTTTTCAATAATGAAATGATGACCATAACCCCTGAACACGTTATGGCAAGTGGAGCCTTACCTCCTGGTTTTCCAGCCGTTAAAATCGGCGAAGACTATTATTGGGACGGAGGTATTTATGCCAATACCCCCTTAGTAACTGTACTTGATGCCCTACCAGAACAAGATACGCTGTGCTTTGTTGTGGACTGTTTCTCTTTAAAGGGACCGTTGCCACAAAATATGGATCAACTTGAAGAGCGGCAAAAAGATATTCGCTATGCCAGCCATTCACGCCGCCTCACCAATGTTTATACCAGTCGCCAAAATTTACAAGCAGCTATCCAGTTTCTAAGTGACAAATTAACCCCTGAGGCCAAAAAAGATCCTGAAGTACAAAAGATACTGGCACTTGGCCATGAGAAACGGTTCAGTGTCGTGCACATTATTTATAGCGGTACCCCTTATGCTCATTCTTTCAAAGACTATAACTTTATACGTTCCGCTATTAACTTTCGTATGGAAAAAGGGTACAAAAATGCGCTCGCGGTACTTGATAACCCTGAGTGGGAAAAAAAATCACAAAAAACACTCGCCTGCTCGATTTATGGTGTACCCTCTGATTATTTTGACCAGCATTAG
- a CDS encoding Maf family protein, which yields MSDFIHQQPIILASASQSRIQLLRALGLQFEVIPANCDEESLKRAFTGSKLELAALLARSKAMEISQRYPDYFVIGADQLCLIGEQCLDKPINHSTAITHLRLLSGKAHRQISACCLVKAGEIVWQGYETATLTMRELNNKTIESYLRLEQPYQSCGAYHYEGRGKWLFKNVQGSDSTIRGLPLQSLMQAMITYQIVLF from the coding sequence ATGTCTGATTTTATCCATCAGCAACCCATTATATTAGCATCTGCCTCGCAAAGTCGGATACAACTACTAAGAGCACTAGGCTTGCAATTTGAGGTCATTCCCGCCAACTGTGATGAAGAGAGCCTCAAAAGAGCCTTTACAGGCTCCAAGCTTGAGTTGGCAGCTCTGCTTGCCCGTAGTAAAGCAATGGAAATTAGCCAGCGTTATCCGGACTATTTTGTTATTGGTGCCGATCAACTCTGCTTAATCGGTGAACAATGTCTTGATAAACCAATAAATCATTCTACGGCAATCACGCACCTTCGTTTACTGAGTGGGAAAGCTCATCGACAAATTTCTGCCTGTTGCCTTGTTAAGGCAGGTGAGATTGTTTGGCAAGGTTATGAAACCGCAACCCTGACTATGCGGGAACTCAACAATAAAACTATTGAATCTTATTTAAGATTAGAACAACCCTATCAAAGTTGTGGTGCCTATCATTACGAAGGAAGAGGAAAATGGCTCTTTAAGAATGTGCAAGGTAGTGACAGCACTATTCGAGGCTTACCCTTGCAATCGCTTATGCAAGCTATGATAACTTATCAGATTGTCCTTTTTTAG
- a CDS encoding ZIP family metal transporter: protein MAVATLKIIFALAIFIVILLAGWYPFKKRKQGKDEEHHVDFPIGETLATGVFLGAGLLHMLPESSSLFHEMGYHYPFAYIITGAVFLIFLWFEHLGKELYHHHDASHPAFAIMAWGMLSVHSIMLGAALGLNESNSMIIMLFLAIITHKWAESFAIAVQLTKSSLSRAQSLAFFISFSLMTPLGIFFGWYFGHGVETNSLFDPILIAASAGTFLYLGTLHGLERCVMVERCCNLRDFSFVIIGFLLMASVAIYV, encoded by the coding sequence ATGGCTGTGGCCACTTTAAAAATAATCTTTGCTTTAGCTATTTTTATAGTCATCTTACTTGCAGGCTGGTACCCCTTTAAAAAGCGAAAACAAGGTAAAGATGAAGAACATCACGTTGATTTTCCAATTGGTGAAACTCTGGCAACAGGCGTTTTCCTTGGTGCAGGCCTCTTACATATGCTCCCTGAATCAAGCAGTTTGTTTCATGAGATGGGTTACCATTATCCCTTTGCTTACATTATCACGGGTGCAGTGTTCCTGATTTTTTTATGGTTTGAGCATTTAGGCAAAGAATTGTATCACCATCATGATGCAAGCCATCCGGCCTTCGCTATCATGGCTTGGGGCATGCTTTCCGTTCACTCTATCATGCTTGGTGCAGCCTTGGGGTTGAATGAAAGCAACTCCATGATCATCATGCTGTTTCTGGCAATCATCACTCATAAATGGGCTGAGAGTTTTGCAATCGCGGTTCAATTGACTAAAAGCTCATTAAGCAGAGCACAAAGTCTCGCATTTTTCATCAGCTTTAGTCTTATGACTCCTCTCGGTATTTTCTTTGGCTGGTATTTTGGCCATGGGGTAGAAACAAATTCCCTCTTTGATCCAATCCTCATTGCTGCCTCAGCAGGAACCTTTCTCTACCTCGGTACCCTGCATGGCCTGGAGCGTTGCGTCATGGTTGAGCGCTGCTGTAATCTGCGTGATTTCAGCTTTGTCATTATTGGCTTTTTATTGATGGCTTCGGTTGCTATTTATGTCTGA
- a CDS encoding D-2-hydroxyacid dehydrogenase → MKKPNIVFLDTKPLINDGLGLDNLYELGEVSLYDQTTAEQVLERARDADIIITNKIKLNDSHFSQLPKLRYIGETATGVDNIDIAAATKRGIVVTNIPDYSTNSVAQHVIALLLTHTNQVEAHNHSIQQGDWQKQPFFAYWLNPITELAGMTLGLLGYGKVAQKVAAIAQVLGMKVIAHKPKPFSDNLVTSVSFTTLLEQSDVLSLHCPLTEATQHIINRNTLPLMKKNSILINTGRGGLIDEAALAESLKQKGIAAAYLDVLSQEPPATDNPLLGIKNCIITPHIAWASVAARKRLLNIVCENIIHFLAQKPINVVQLS, encoded by the coding sequence ATGAAAAAGCCTAATATTGTCTTCCTTGATACTAAACCCCTGATTAATGATGGATTAGGTTTAGATAATTTATATGAACTCGGTGAAGTGAGTCTTTATGATCAAACTACAGCTGAACAAGTACTCGAACGTGCAAGAGATGCGGACATTATTATTACTAATAAGATTAAATTAAATGATTCCCACTTTTCACAATTACCTAAGCTTCGTTATATTGGTGAAACAGCGACTGGAGTAGACAATATTGATATCGCAGCCGCAACAAAACGAGGTATTGTCGTCACTAATATTCCTGATTACAGCACCAATAGTGTTGCCCAACATGTGATTGCCTTACTATTAACACATACCAATCAGGTTGAAGCCCACAATCACTCCATCCAACAGGGAGATTGGCAAAAACAACCTTTTTTTGCCTATTGGCTTAATCCAATTACGGAATTGGCGGGCATGACTTTAGGTTTGCTGGGTTACGGTAAAGTGGCACAAAAAGTAGCTGCTATCGCGCAGGTCCTGGGAATGAAGGTCATTGCTCATAAACCAAAACCTTTTAGCGACAATCTGGTAACCTCAGTTTCCTTTACCACACTCCTGGAACAAAGCGATGTCTTAAGCCTACACTGCCCTCTAACAGAAGCGACTCAACACATTATCAATCGCAATACCCTTCCGCTAATGAAGAAAAACAGTATCCTGATTAACACAGGACGTGGAGGATTAATCGACGAAGCGGCTTTGGCTGAATCCTTAAAACAAAAAGGTATTGCAGCGGCCTACCTGGATGTCCTGAGTCAGGAACCGCCTGCAACGGACAATCCTTTACTCGGTATAAAAAACTGTATTATCACGCCTCATATTGCTTGGGCCAGTGTGGCTGCAAGAAAACGCTTGCTAAATATAGTTTGTGAAAATATTATTCACTTCCTTGCTCAAAAACCTATTAACGTCGTTCAGCTTTCATAG
- a CDS encoding cation diffusion facilitator family transporter: MIQQDRYWQAKKVTLIGALTNAVLGVIKLIGGFLYHSHALAADGVHSFADLITDFMVIFASKYGSQDADDSHPYGHQRIETAATLILALLLILAGIGIAWDSLDEIIHGNHDKPGWIALPIALLSIVANEILFHYTRYVGTSIQSALVLANAWHHRSDAASSIVVALGLIGSLAGFIYLDAIAAIIVGCMIVKMGWSYGWNSVKELVDTAVDPKLLTQIEQIIQAVDGVEKIHQLRSRFMGGDILIDVHILVTPHISVSEGHYIAQHVHRTLIKQFMRVKDVIVHVDPEDDEITCPSFNLPSRKVLQKKLLRAWQLEYPELQDWTIHYLDGKMTIDLICKNNSTRLESLKGRISSDLQAYQEIKQVRVLSQQGVITHEKA, encoded by the coding sequence ATGATACAACAGGATCGTTACTGGCAGGCGAAAAAAGTCACGCTTATTGGTGCACTTACTAACGCTGTATTGGGCGTTATTAAACTAATTGGTGGTTTTCTCTATCACTCACATGCCTTGGCCGCTGATGGTGTGCATTCTTTTGCTGATCTCATCACCGATTTTATGGTGATCTTTGCTTCCAAATATGGCAGTCAAGATGCCGACGATTCGCACCCCTATGGCCATCAGCGGATAGAAACGGCAGCTACCCTTATTCTGGCCTTGCTGCTTATCTTGGCAGGGATCGGTATTGCCTGGGATTCTTTAGATGAAATCATCCATGGTAATCATGATAAACCAGGTTGGATTGCACTTCCCATTGCCTTGTTATCTATTGTCGCCAATGAAATTTTATTTCATTATACTCGGTATGTAGGAACCTCTATTCAATCAGCTCTGGTCCTTGCTAATGCTTGGCATCACCGTTCTGATGCTGCCTCTTCCATCGTGGTTGCCCTGGGTTTAATAGGTTCTCTGGCTGGCTTTATCTATCTTGACGCCATCGCGGCAATTATTGTTGGATGCATGATCGTTAAAATGGGCTGGAGTTATGGTTGGAACAGTGTCAAGGAATTAGTCGATACTGCCGTCGATCCCAAACTGCTAACTCAAATAGAGCAAATTATTCAAGCTGTTGATGGGGTAGAAAAAATTCATCAGTTACGCAGCCGTTTCATGGGTGGGGATATCTTGATTGACGTTCATATTTTGGTCACTCCACATATTTCAGTATCGGAAGGTCATTATATTGCTCAACACGTCCATCGAACCCTGATTAAACAATTTATGCGGGTCAAAGATGTTATCGTTCATGTTGATCCTGAAGATGATGAAATCACTTGTCCTTCCTTTAATCTGCCAAGCCGTAAAGTACTACAAAAAAAACTCTTGCGGGCCTGGCAGCTAGAGTATCCTGAATTGCAAGATTGGACGATCCATTATCTCGATGGCAAAATGACCATCGACTTGATCTGTAAGAATAACAGTACTCGATTAGAATCACTCAAAGGACGTATTAGTTCTGATCTGCAAGCTTATCAAGAAATCAAACAAGTACGTGTATTGAGTCAACAGGGAGTTATCACTCATGAAAAAGCCTAA
- a CDS encoding sulfurtransferase TusA family protein codes for MPHFELDARRLLCPMPVIKTQNMAKKLNHGDTLTIIATDPGAQHDLPSWCRINGHQLIDCIHKDDEIHITLQLVKDSE; via the coding sequence ATGCCCCATTTCGAACTAGATGCTCGTCGCTTGTTATGCCCTATGCCAGTCATAAAAACACAAAACATGGCGAAAAAACTGAACCATGGTGATACATTAACAATCATTGCAACCGATCCCGGCGCCCAACACGATCTGCCAAGCTGGTGTCGTATTAATGGCCACCAACTTATCGACTGCATACACAAGGATGATGAAATCCATATTACTTTACAACTAGTGAAGGATAGCGAATGA
- a CDS encoding tRNA (5-methylaminomethyl-2-thiouridylate)-methyltransferase translates to MSSQRKAVALISGGLDSMLAVKIVQEQGIHVEGINFYTGFCHSGHTSAIRNRKNNTKPLRNDALWVAEQLGIKLHIIDIVEPYKDVLLNPKHGYGKNINPCLDCKIFMVQQAHEWMIENHFDFIITGEVVGQRPKSQRKATMPLIAEESRAEDRLLRPLCAKLLPPTLPEREGWINREKLYDFQGRNRKPQLGLAATMAIEEFAQPAGGCCVLTDENYTRRLRDMWEHRDSRDYDMEDIILLKAGRHIRPQPHYKMIIARDEAESNFLTGYRKEFIHMQIRAHRGPMILIEGQPTADDLFTCARIAGRFCSGRDEPQIEVDLHHLDGQTQILQAKPMRAEEIPQEWYL, encoded by the coding sequence ATGTCGTCACAACGTAAAGCAGTCGCCTTGATTTCTGGTGGTTTAGATTCCATGTTAGCCGTTAAAATTGTTCAAGAACAAGGCATTCATGTTGAGGGAATCAATTTTTATACGGGTTTTTGCCATTCCGGCCACACGTCGGCAATCCGTAATCGTAAAAACAATACAAAACCCCTTCGCAATGATGCTCTGTGGGTTGCAGAGCAACTCGGCATTAAATTACACATTATTGATATCGTTGAGCCTTACAAAGATGTTTTATTGAATCCCAAACACGGTTATGGCAAAAATATTAATCCTTGCCTGGATTGCAAAATTTTCATGGTGCAACAAGCACATGAATGGATGATAGAGAATCATTTTGACTTCATTATTACTGGTGAAGTCGTCGGTCAACGTCCAAAATCGCAACGAAAAGCCACTATGCCCCTTATTGCAGAAGAATCCAGGGCAGAAGATCGTTTATTACGCCCTTTATGTGCGAAGTTATTGCCACCAACGTTGCCAGAACGTGAGGGTTGGATTAATCGTGAAAAACTGTATGATTTTCAAGGCCGTAATCGAAAACCACAGTTAGGGTTGGCAGCAACAATGGCCATTGAAGAATTCGCCCAGCCTGCTGGCGGTTGTTGTGTATTAACTGATGAAAATTACACTCGACGCTTACGAGATATGTGGGAACACCGTGACAGTCGTGATTATGATATGGAAGATATTATTCTTTTAAAAGCAGGCAGGCATATCCGTCCCCAACCTCATTATAAAATGATCATTGCCCGCGACGAAGCCGAAAGCAATTTTTTAACCGGCTATCGCAAAGAATTCATCCATATGCAAATACGTGCACATCGTGGTCCGATGATTTTAATTGAGGGACAACCCACAGCGGATGACTTGTTTACTTGTGCCCGCATTGCTGGCCGCTTTTGCTCCGGACGTGATGAGCCGCAGATTGAAGTAGATTTACACCATCTGGATGGCCAAACTCAGATATTACAGGCTAAACCGATGCGCGCGGAAGAAATTCCCCAAGAATGGTATTTGTGA